A part of Paenibacillus sp. 481 genomic DNA contains:
- a CDS encoding type IA DNA topoisomerase, whose amino-acid sequence MKVLVIAEKPDMGRNIAAAIEPKAKNNRTYLEGDTYIITWAIGHLISLAEPDAYDKKYKKWNIQDLPIIPDAFKLVPNPKTRDQLKVIAELAKRCNMLINACDAGREGQYIFSLIQRHLKLKHPVKRLWISDLTSETIRRGFAELKAGSDYDNLTKAARARSEADWLIGMNGSRAFTTKHNVLISVGRVQTPVLALLYDRKKEIEAFQSATYYEVEAHFKQQETDYRGLWQGEKEKLTDAAKAQAIATKVNGKRGQVVRYDVKDTKEYPFKLYDLTLLQREANAKFGFSAKKTLDVAQVLYEKHKVISYPRTTSNYVTEQNIPEMHKALDQLRSTAYATFVEQADKRLVHTHNRAVCNPTKVEDHHAILPTHRVAKSLAPDEQKVYDLIVRRFLAHFYPAAQYKVHTVLTEVEQEPFKSTVKQLVSLGWKVIYADQKKESAKPRSKADAEEDEKKGAEEERSTPFHLDASLGVHCASSSAKEKQTQPPKPYTEGTLLKAMESAGKQIEHEEVREAMKDSGLGTPATRASIIERLKHVGYVVMNSKSIALTTKGSTAIELIRGAGVNLLTSPEMTGQWERRLSQIARGEASDATFMDAVRKFTLHVIQSVVQQVPIASHVLAEMQADNNGGRSGKGKGKSASKVGSRSKTNVPPTSADGSRAGRNGAAAPSPRVASQQAVSASRQAVNANESNGGMAKSASSYGSCPRAGCGGTVIAGRKGYGCSHYKQGCKFVVWKNNLSVGKTISETMLRELLEKGETKRLQFKQGTETVKGRLVWAHRDSGQLKIVRE is encoded by the coding sequence ATGAAAGTATTGGTCATAGCGGAAAAGCCTGATATGGGGCGAAATATCGCCGCCGCCATAGAACCTAAAGCGAAAAACAATCGAACGTATCTAGAAGGCGACACGTATATCATTACATGGGCAATCGGGCATCTCATCAGCTTGGCCGAGCCAGACGCCTACGATAAGAAATATAAAAAGTGGAACATTCAAGATCTGCCTATCATACCGGATGCCTTTAAATTAGTACCCAATCCGAAGACGCGTGATCAACTAAAAGTCATTGCAGAACTAGCTAAGCGCTGCAACATGCTTATCAACGCCTGCGATGCCGGGAGAGAAGGCCAGTACATTTTCTCTCTCATTCAACGACATTTAAAGCTTAAACATCCCGTCAAGCGGCTGTGGATTTCGGATTTAACGTCGGAGACGATTCGAAGAGGGTTTGCCGAATTAAAAGCAGGCTCCGATTATGACAACTTAACGAAAGCGGCGCGGGCACGAAGTGAAGCGGATTGGCTGATCGGAATGAACGGCTCGCGTGCTTTTACGACGAAACATAACGTACTTATCTCGGTAGGGCGGGTGCAGACCCCTGTGCTCGCGCTGCTGTATGATCGGAAAAAGGAAATCGAAGCTTTCCAATCGGCAACCTACTACGAGGTTGAGGCCCATTTTAAGCAGCAGGAAACGGATTATCGAGGATTGTGGCAAGGTGAAAAAGAAAAGCTAACAGATGCGGCTAAAGCTCAAGCGATTGCTACAAAAGTGAACGGCAAACGAGGTCAAGTCGTTCGTTACGATGTAAAAGATACGAAGGAATATCCTTTTAAGCTATATGATTTGACCTTGTTGCAGCGGGAGGCAAATGCGAAATTCGGCTTTTCAGCGAAAAAGACGTTGGATGTGGCGCAAGTCTTATACGAGAAACATAAAGTAATCAGCTATCCGCGTACGACATCCAATTATGTAACCGAGCAAAATATCCCCGAGATGCACAAGGCGCTTGACCAGCTTCGGTCGACAGCTTATGCAACGTTTGTGGAGCAGGCGGATAAGCGATTGGTGCATACGCACAATCGGGCTGTGTGCAATCCGACAAAGGTAGAGGATCATCACGCAATTTTGCCTACGCATCGTGTTGCTAAGAGCTTGGCTCCAGATGAGCAAAAAGTATACGATCTGATTGTGCGGCGATTTTTGGCGCACTTTTATCCGGCTGCGCAATATAAGGTGCATACGGTATTGACGGAAGTGGAGCAGGAGCCGTTTAAGAGTACGGTGAAGCAATTGGTTTCTTTAGGCTGGAAGGTGATTTATGCCGACCAAAAAAAGGAGAGCGCAAAGCCACGCAGCAAAGCGGATGCCGAGGAAGACGAGAAGAAGGGTGCTGAGGAAGAGCGAAGCACGCCGTTTCACTTGGATGCCTCGCTGGGGGTACATTGCGCGTCAAGCAGCGCTAAAGAGAAGCAAACGCAGCCGCCAAAGCCTTATACAGAGGGTACTTTGTTGAAGGCGATGGAAAGTGCAGGTAAGCAAATCGAGCACGAGGAAGTTCGTGAGGCGATGAAAGACTCTGGATTAGGCACGCCTGCGACGCGTGCTTCCATTATTGAGCGGTTAAAGCATGTAGGCTATGTCGTTATGAACAGCAAGAGCATTGCGTTAACGACAAAAGGCAGTACAGCGATTGAACTGATTCGAGGAGCGGGAGTTAACTTGTTAACTTCGCCGGAAATGACGGGGCAATGGGAGCGCAGGCTGTCGCAAATTGCGCGGGGAGAAGCGTCCGACGCTACGTTTATGGATGCGGTGCGTAAGTTTACGCTGCACGTTATTCAAAGTGTCGTCCAGCAAGTGCCTATTGCCTCGCATGTATTGGCTGAAATGCAAGCTGACAATAACGGAGGGCGCTCGGGCAAGGGAAAAGGAAAGAGTGCGAGCAAAGTGGGCAGCAGAAGTAAGACGAATGTGCCGCCTACGTCTGCTGACGGAAGTAGAGCTGGCCGCAACGGTGCTGCCGCACCTTCGCCTCGTGTGGCTTCACAGCAAGCTGTCTCAGCAAGCAGACAAGCTGTGAACGCGAACGAGTCAAATGGTGGCATGGCCAAGAGTGCTTCGTCATATGGGTCTTGCCCACGTGCAGGCTGTGGCGGGACGGTAATTGCGGGCCGTAAAGGTTACGGTTGCTCGCATTACAAGCAAGGCTGTAAGTTCGTTGTCTGGAAAAATAACTTGTCCGTCGGCAAGACTATTTCGGAAACGATGCTGCGTGAGTTGCTGGAAAAAGGGGAGACAAAACGTTTGCAGTTCAAACAAGGAACGGAAACGGTTAAGGGCCGACTCGTCTGGGCGCATCGTGATTCAGGACAGTTAAAAATCGTACGTGAATAA
- a CDS encoding metal-dependent hydrolase yields MKGTTHLAIGAAIGVAATAYYPFSLKSAALYVTIASFSALSADLDGPSILSSKLGKISKLLREFILWIGVLLSAGVTILYVVYGQAYPEFTTIALLVCLLGFVTKEGNIRNVLVSLIGCAMIYAGLATMLTWLIGFGIFIAIAPWMKHRGMTHTVWALLFWGAIGWGLEQHLQVEGIAFVATAGYFSHLLADSLTPRGVKWFYPISKKKVRIPLSR; encoded by the coding sequence ATGAAAGGAACGACACATCTCGCGATCGGTGCCGCAATTGGCGTTGCTGCAACAGCATATTACCCTTTTTCGTTAAAGAGTGCTGCCTTGTACGTCACCATCGCTTCCTTCTCTGCACTTAGCGCAGATCTAGACGGCCCAAGCATCCTAAGCAGCAAACTTGGCAAAATTTCAAAGCTGCTGCGTGAGTTTATTTTGTGGATTGGCGTCTTGCTGTCTGCAGGTGTCACGATTTTGTATGTTGTGTATGGTCAGGCTTATCCGGAGTTCACAACGATAGCGCTGCTTGTCTGCCTATTAGGCTTTGTGACCAAGGAAGGAAATATTCGCAACGTGCTTGTAAGCTTAATCGGCTGCGCTATGATTTACGCCGGGTTAGCAACCATGCTAACGTGGCTAATCGGCTTTGGCATCTTTATCGCGATTGCTCCGTGGATGAAGCATCGCGGCATGACCCACACGGTGTGGGCCCTGTTATTTTGGGGCGCAATTGGATGGGGCTTGGAGCAGCACTTGCAAGTAGAAGGCATCGCATTTGTAGCAACGGCGGGCTATTTTTCGCATTTGCTGGCAGATAGTCTAACGCCACGTGGGGTTAAATGGTTTTACCCGATTTCTAAGAAGAAGGTTAGGATTCCTTTATCGCGATAA
- a CDS encoding MFS transporter, translated as MQHNKRLDLLALASIPLIMTLGNSMLIPVLPEIRRQLKVSDFQSSMLITVYSVMAILLIPAAGYLSDRLGRKVVIIPSLIIAGIGGAVCGAAAVWLDNSYSVILGGRVLQGIGAAGAMPIVLPLVGDMFKSEEDVSAGLGIVETANTFGKVLSPILGSALVLIAWYVPFWTIPVMCLISIVLVICLVKQPKKTEKKPQPLRQFLHSTWQLLKQNGRWLSALFAIGGMAMFVLFGLLFYLSETLEETHHYKGIVKGCILAIPLAVLCTASYITGKCIGEKKPLMKWIMVSGCFLAASAIVGCLFSRSVVSLIAWMSVAGLGLGASLPCLDSFITEGIEKEQRGTISSLYSSMRFAGVAAGPPVASLLMSPSNKPLFYTMAAVSATACALALFAIRTSRSTEQ; from the coding sequence TTGCAACACAATAAGCGACTTGATTTGTTAGCGCTAGCCTCGATTCCGCTAATTATGACGCTCGGGAACTCGATGCTCATTCCTGTGTTGCCGGAAATTCGCAGACAGCTTAAAGTTAGTGATTTTCAATCCAGTATGTTAATTACGGTATATTCCGTCATGGCCATCTTACTCATCCCTGCGGCGGGATATTTGTCAGATCGGCTAGGGCGCAAAGTGGTCATCATCCCGAGTCTAATCATTGCGGGAATTGGTGGAGCGGTATGCGGTGCAGCCGCTGTATGGCTGGACAATTCGTACTCCGTCATATTAGGCGGACGAGTATTGCAAGGGATTGGAGCGGCAGGGGCTATGCCCATTGTGCTTCCGCTCGTAGGAGATATGTTCAAGAGCGAGGAGGACGTTAGCGCCGGCCTAGGCATTGTAGAAACGGCGAATACGTTCGGTAAAGTATTAAGCCCGATACTCGGATCAGCACTCGTGCTGATCGCGTGGTACGTACCCTTTTGGACGATTCCTGTCATGTGCCTCATCTCCATCGTGCTTGTAATATGTTTAGTGAAGCAGCCTAAAAAAACGGAGAAGAAGCCGCAGCCACTGCGTCAGTTTCTACACTCAACGTGGCAGTTGTTGAAACAAAATGGACGCTGGCTGTCGGCACTGTTTGCAATTGGCGGTATGGCGATGTTTGTCTTGTTTGGACTACTGTTCTACTTATCTGAAACGTTAGAAGAAACGCACCATTACAAAGGTATAGTAAAGGGCTGTATTTTGGCCATCCCTTTGGCCGTGCTATGTACGGCCTCCTACATCACAGGGAAGTGCATTGGAGAAAAAAAGCCGCTCATGAAATGGATTATGGTAAGCGGCTGCTTCCTAGCAGCGAGCGCAATTGTAGGTTGTCTGTTTTCGCGGTCTGTGGTCAGTCTCATTGCCTGGATGAGCGTGGCAGGATTAGGACTGGGTGCATCATTGCCTTGCTTGGATAGCTTCATTACAGAGGGGATCGAAAAAGAGCAACGAGGCACGATTAGCTCCCTCTATAGCAGCATGCGCTTTGCTGGTGTGGCCGCGGGTCCTCCTGTGGCGTCATTGTTAATGAGCCCTTCCAATAAGCCGTTATTTTATACGATGGCCGCTGTAAGCGCGACGGCGTGTGCATTGGCACTGTTTGCGATTAGGACGAGCCGCAGCACAGAACAATAG
- a CDS encoding YerC/YecD family TrpR-related protein has protein sequence MVLKKVDDANMEQLFDVMLMLENKEECYAFFEDLTTTKEIQTLSQRLQVAKMLLHGSTYLEIEVTTGASTAIISRIKRSLQHGNGSYKLMLERLAARTQS, from the coding sequence ATGGTTTTGAAAAAGGTAGATGATGCTAACATGGAGCAATTGTTCGATGTGATGTTAATGCTGGAAAATAAAGAAGAATGCTACGCATTTTTCGAGGATTTAACGACAACGAAAGAAATTCAAACGTTATCGCAGCGGCTGCAAGTTGCCAAAATGCTACTACATGGTAGTACTTATTTGGAAATTGAAGTGACAACTGGCGCAAGTACAGCCATTATTTCGCGTATTAAACGTAGTCTTCAGCACGGTAACGGCAGTTATAAACTCATGCTGGAAAGACTCGCAGCTCGCACACAATCATGA
- the hppD gene encoding 4-hydroxyphenylpyruvate dioxygenase, whose amino-acid sequence MKKEAVTDQTVQEVFPIQDIDYIELYVGNAKQAAHYYASAFGFRPVAYAGLETGNREQVSYMLEQNKIRFVITGSLSDHHPIAEFTKKHGDGVKDVALRVDNVEKAYNDALSRGGIGIMAPAVYSDEHGTVTKAIIGTYGDTIHTLIERDAYSGLFLPGYQAIDSVTSCPTAGLVGVDHVVGNVEHMEEWVAYYENVMGFKQMIHFDDEDISTEYSALMSKVMYNGGRIKFPINEPATAKRKSQIQEYLEYYNGAGVQHLALLTNDIVATVKQLRANGVEFLNTPDSYYDMLTERVGRIDEDIDKLKELKILVDRDDEGYLLQIFTKPLVDRPTLFFEIIQRKGAIGFGEGNFKALFESIEREQERRGNL is encoded by the coding sequence ATGAAAAAAGAAGCGGTGACCGACCAAACGGTGCAAGAAGTGTTTCCTATTCAAGATATTGATTACATTGAATTATATGTTGGAAATGCGAAGCAAGCTGCTCATTATTACGCGTCAGCATTCGGATTTCGTCCGGTTGCTTATGCGGGCCTAGAGACAGGCAACCGTGAGCAAGTATCTTACATGTTAGAGCAGAACAAAATTCGCTTCGTCATTACCGGCTCTTTATCCGATCATCATCCGATTGCCGAGTTTACGAAAAAGCACGGCGACGGTGTGAAAGATGTCGCTTTACGTGTGGATAACGTTGAGAAGGCTTACAATGATGCGCTGTCCCGTGGAGGAATTGGTATTATGGCTCCGGCCGTTTACTCAGATGAGCATGGTACCGTGACAAAAGCGATTATTGGCACGTACGGGGATACGATTCACACGCTAATTGAGCGTGACGCTTACAGCGGTTTATTTTTACCAGGGTATCAAGCCATTGACTCGGTGACGTCTTGCCCGACAGCTGGACTTGTCGGGGTTGATCATGTTGTCGGTAATGTAGAGCATATGGAAGAATGGGTTGCATACTATGAAAATGTAATGGGCTTTAAGCAAATGATTCATTTTGATGATGAAGATATAAGTACAGAATATTCCGCTTTGATGTCCAAGGTGATGTACAATGGAGGACGGATTAAGTTCCCGATTAACGAGCCGGCTACGGCTAAGCGCAAATCACAAATTCAAGAATATCTTGAATATTATAATGGAGCAGGTGTGCAGCACTTGGCGCTGCTCACCAATGATATTGTTGCGACCGTTAAGCAGCTGCGAGCAAACGGGGTCGAATTTTTGAATACACCAGATTCGTACTATGACATGTTGACCGAACGAGTCGGTCGCATTGATGAAGATATAGATAAGCTCAAGGAGCTAAAAATTTTAGTCGATCGTGATGACGAGGGCTATTTGCTGCAAATTTTTACGAAACCGCTTGTGGATAGACCGACTTTGTTTTTTGAAATTATTCAGCGTAAGGGCGCGATCGGCTTTGGGGAAGGTAATTTTAAGGCGTTATTTGAGTCGATTGAGCGCGAGCAGGAACGGCGTGGCAATTTGTAG
- a CDS encoding homogentisate 1,2-dioxygenase, whose amino-acid sequence MAYYRQLGNIPAKRHTAFRKEDGTLFREQVMGTKGFSGIQSILYHHNPPTAVSRAELHAKFEIEYEEDGALRHRHLLTSECTETGDAVAGRRYMLGNEDVLIAIANVTEKMDYYYRNGDGDELLFVHDGTGTVETMYGTLRYEAGDYIMLPIGTIYRVLPDEGASKLLVVETNSWITTPKRYRNAYGQLLEHSPFCERDFRGPEQLDTRVEQGEFTVRTKSRGYLHNHLFNHHPLDVVGWDGYLYPWIFNIRDFEPITGRIHMPPPIHQTFEGNNFVICSFVPRMYDYHPEAIPAPYYHSNVDSDEVLYYVRGNFMSRKGVKEGSITLHPSGIPHGPHPGKVEDSIGKKETLELAVMIDTFRPLRVVKQALLYEDERYMYSWCIPSQQPNSTV is encoded by the coding sequence GTGGCGTACTATCGTCAGTTAGGGAACATTCCAGCCAAACGACATACCGCGTTTCGCAAGGAAGACGGAACGTTGTTTCGTGAACAAGTAATGGGGACGAAAGGGTTCTCAGGCATTCAATCTATTTTATACCATCACAATCCGCCAACGGCTGTCAGTCGAGCAGAGCTTCACGCGAAGTTCGAAATCGAATACGAAGAGGACGGGGCGCTTCGTCATCGTCATCTGCTCACTAGCGAATGTACGGAAACGGGTGATGCAGTAGCGGGCAGACGCTACATGTTAGGCAATGAAGATGTATTAATTGCGATTGCAAATGTAACGGAGAAGATGGATTACTACTATCGCAATGGCGACGGAGATGAGCTGTTGTTCGTGCATGATGGAACAGGCACGGTGGAAACGATGTACGGCACGCTTCGTTACGAGGCAGGTGACTACATTATGCTACCCATCGGAACGATTTATCGTGTGTTGCCGGATGAAGGGGCGTCTAAGCTGCTTGTCGTGGAGACGAATAGCTGGATTACGACACCTAAACGTTACCGCAACGCATACGGCCAGCTGCTTGAACATAGCCCGTTCTGCGAACGCGATTTCCGCGGCCCTGAGCAGCTCGATACGCGGGTGGAGCAGGGGGAGTTCACCGTTAGAACGAAATCGCGAGGCTATTTGCACAATCATCTATTTAACCATCATCCGCTCGACGTTGTCGGTTGGGACGGGTATTTGTATCCATGGATTTTTAATATTCGTGATTTTGAACCGATTACAGGCCGCATTCATATGCCGCCGCCGATTCATCAAACGTTTGAGGGCAACAACTTTGTTATTTGCTCCTTCGTTCCTCGTATGTACGACTACCATCCAGAGGCCATTCCGGCACCCTATTATCATAGCAATGTAGACAGCGATGAAGTGCTTTATTATGTCAGAGGCAATTTTATGAGCCGCAAAGGTGTGAAGGAAGGCTCGATTACGCTGCATCCATCAGGTATTCCACACGGGCCGCATCCAGGCAAGGTTGAAGATAGTATTGGTAAAAAAGAGACGTTAGAGCTGGCCGTTATGATCGATACGTTTCGTCCGCTGCGTGTGGTGAAGCAGGCGCTCTTATATGAAGACGAACGGTATATGTACAGTTGGTGCATTCCCTCACAGCAGCCAAATTCAACCGTGTAG
- a CDS encoding 3-oxoacid CoA-transferase subunit B yields the protein MKDVRRLIVKRAVQEIKDGMNVNLGIGMPTLIAGEIPSQFNVLLQSENGLLGIGPYPVAGTEDADNINAGKETVTAVCGASYFDSAESFAMIRGGHIDLAILGGMEVSEHGDLANWMIPGKMVKGMGGAMDLVSGAKRIVVIMEHVNKHGESKIKRQCTLPLTGCRVVHRLITDLAVFDFTDEGMVLVETLHGISVEDVKRQTEASFILSKELIHMGPSV from the coding sequence ATGAAAGATGTACGTAGGCTCATCGTGAAACGAGCAGTACAAGAAATTAAGGATGGCATGAACGTCAATTTGGGAATCGGGATGCCGACCCTGATCGCTGGCGAAATTCCATCGCAATTCAATGTGCTGCTGCAATCGGAAAATGGCTTGCTTGGCATCGGTCCTTATCCGGTTGCAGGTACCGAGGATGCCGATAACATTAATGCCGGCAAAGAAACCGTTACGGCTGTATGCGGCGCCTCTTATTTTGATAGTGCCGAATCGTTCGCCATGATTCGTGGCGGTCATATTGATCTAGCCATTTTAGGTGGAATGGAAGTTTCCGAGCATGGCGACTTGGCTAACTGGATGATACCTGGAAAAATGGTCAAAGGGATGGGCGGTGCGATGGATCTCGTAAGCGGGGCTAAACGCATCGTCGTCATTATGGAGCATGTAAACAAACATGGCGAGTCTAAAATTAAACGGCAATGTACCCTTCCACTTACAGGCTGTCGCGTTGTACACCGCTTAATTACTGATTTGGCCGTATTTGATTTTACGGATGAAGGCATGGTACTGGTTGAAACGCTGCACGGAATTAGCGTGGAAGATGTGAAGCGACAGACAGAAGCTTCGTTCATCCTTAGCAAAGAGCTTATTCACATGGGCCCTTCGGTATGA
- the hisC gene encoding histidinol-phosphate transaminase: MHITHNIPTRKEIEHLGVYVPGKPIEEVKRELGLERIAKLASNENPYGCSDLATQAMIREVGKASLYPEGTAPDLVEKLGAKLGVSKESIIVGNGSDEIIRLLTRSYISAGDEAIMADVTFPRYETNVQIEGGVPITVPLTNGVHDLASMLSRITSATKMIFICNPNNPTGTIVAAQELLSFIEQVPSHILVVIDEAYYEYVTDKTYLHTIPLLAKHSNLIILRTFSKIYGLAALRIGYGVMHPTIVQALIKVKEPFNTNRLAQAAAVASLEDESFAVQCAQRNEAGRTFLQAELAKLGLACYPSQANFLMVKLGEGRQGHDLFQALLAHGVIVRSGNLLGYADTIRVSIGTEQENEQFIHALQDIWG; this comes from the coding sequence ATGCACATCACGCACAACATTCCAACGCGTAAAGAAATCGAGCATTTGGGCGTGTACGTGCCTGGAAAGCCGATTGAAGAAGTAAAAAGAGAGCTTGGCCTAGAGCGAATCGCAAAGCTAGCGTCGAACGAAAATCCGTACGGCTGCTCAGACTTAGCAACGCAAGCTATGATTCGCGAAGTAGGGAAAGCGTCACTGTATCCAGAGGGAACAGCGCCTGACTTAGTTGAGAAACTGGGAGCAAAGCTAGGTGTTTCTAAAGAATCTATTATTGTCGGCAATGGATCTGACGAAATTATCCGCCTCCTGACTCGCAGTTATATATCTGCTGGCGATGAAGCTATTATGGCGGACGTCACATTCCCGCGTTACGAAACGAATGTACAGATTGAAGGTGGGGTACCAATTACCGTACCGCTTACGAATGGTGTACATGATTTGGCTAGTATGTTAAGCAGGATCACCTCAGCGACAAAAATGATCTTTATTTGTAACCCTAACAATCCGACCGGAACGATCGTTGCAGCGCAGGAATTGCTGTCATTTATCGAACAAGTGCCTTCACATATACTCGTTGTCATTGATGAAGCTTACTATGAATACGTAACCGATAAGACTTATCTGCACACGATTCCGCTGCTAGCCAAGCATTCTAATCTGATCATTTTACGCACATTTTCTAAAATTTATGGTCTGGCAGCGCTGCGGATCGGCTATGGTGTCATGCATCCTACGATTGTGCAAGCGCTCATTAAAGTCAAAGAGCCCTTTAATACGAATCGTTTGGCGCAGGCAGCAGCAGTTGCCTCGCTTGAGGATGAATCATTCGCAGTACAATGTGCGCAGCGGAATGAAGCGGGTAGAACTTTTTTGCAGGCTGAACTAGCAAAGTTAGGCTTAGCCTGTTATCCGTCGCAAGCAAACTTTTTAATGGTAAAGCTCGGTGAGGGTAGGCAAGGGCATGATCTATTTCAAGCGCTATTGGCGCATGGTGTTATCGTTCGTTCTGGCAATTTACTTGGATATGCAGACACGATTCGAGTGTCGATAGGAACGGAGCAAGAAAATGAACAATTCATTCATGCATTGCAAGACATTTGGGGCTAG
- a CDS encoding acetyl-CoA C-acetyltransferase, with product MTDVVIASAVRTPIGSFMGGLSRVPAVDLAALVIKESLARAGVSPKEVEEVMMGHVLQAGLGQGTARQAALRAGVSYDVPAMTINKICGSGLKAVILAAQAIKAGDAELIVAGGMENMSQAPYLLQQGRTGYRLGNGEMVDSITKDGLTCAMNNIHMGMTAENMAEKYQITREQQDAFALMSQQRAEQAVDQQRFADELVHVVYQDKKGNTITIDSDEYPRRGLTMDALAKLKPAFQPGGTVTAGNASGINDGAAAIVVCTARKAKELGLTVLARIRAYASTGVDPTIMGIGPVSASQAALQKAGMSIQDIELAEVNEAFAAQSIAVIRELALNPDIVNVNGGAIALGHPIGASGARILVTLLHEMKRRQAATGLATLCVGGGHGVAVIVERV from the coding sequence ATGACAGATGTAGTTATAGCGAGTGCAGTTCGCACGCCTATTGGCTCGTTTATGGGTGGATTAAGTCGGGTGCCGGCTGTTGATTTGGCAGCTCTGGTCATTAAAGAGTCGCTAGCGCGCGCTGGTGTGTCACCTAAAGAGGTTGAGGAAGTCATGATGGGGCACGTATTACAAGCAGGGCTTGGACAAGGAACTGCTCGTCAAGCTGCACTACGGGCAGGGGTAAGTTACGATGTGCCAGCTATGACGATTAATAAAATTTGCGGTTCTGGACTGAAAGCAGTCATTTTAGCGGCTCAAGCCATAAAGGCGGGCGACGCGGAGCTAATAGTCGCAGGCGGCATGGAAAATATGTCACAAGCTCCTTATTTGCTGCAACAAGGTCGCACTGGATATCGCTTAGGGAATGGGGAAATGGTAGACAGTATTACGAAAGATGGGCTTACGTGTGCAATGAATAATATTCATATGGGAATGACAGCAGAAAATATGGCTGAAAAGTATCAGATTACGCGTGAGCAACAGGATGCGTTTGCATTAATGAGTCAGCAGCGGGCTGAACAAGCAGTGGATCAGCAGCGTTTTGCGGATGAGTTGGTGCATGTCGTTTATCAAGACAAGAAAGGGAACACGATTACGATTGACAGTGATGAGTACCCGCGTCGAGGTCTAACGATGGACGCACTTGCGAAGTTGAAGCCCGCATTTCAACCAGGGGGCACGGTAACAGCAGGCAACGCGTCTGGTATTAATGACGGTGCGGCGGCGATTGTCGTATGCACGGCGCGTAAAGCAAAGGAACTCGGCCTTACGGTGCTGGCGCGTATTCGAGCTTACGCCTCAACGGGTGTCGATCCGACTATAATGGGCATCGGCCCAGTATCTGCTTCACAGGCTGCGCTGCAAAAGGCGGGCATGTCCATACAAGATATTGAGCTGGCCGAAGTGAATGAGGCTTTTGCAGCGCAATCGATTGCTGTCATACGTGAATTGGCATTGAATCCGGACATTGTCAATGTTAACGGTGGCGCAATTGCGCTTGGGCATCCGATTGGCGCGAGTGGTGCGCGAATTCTCGTGACCTTGCTGCACGAAATGAAGCGCCGACAGGCAGCAACAGGCTTAGCAACGCTCTGCGTCGGTGGAGGACACGGTGTGGCAGTTATTGTGGAACGTGTGTAA